The following are from one region of the Gossypium hirsutum isolate 1008001.06 chromosome D03, Gossypium_hirsutum_v2.1, whole genome shotgun sequence genome:
- the LOC121215392 gene encoding uncharacterized protein, with amino-acid sequence MLLDADRSENLAEIIDTKIHLNLEIEKDESYWEQRARINWLKMGDRNTSFFHKQASQRRRQNRIHKLQGEDGRATEEWKNMEEIARSYFLRLFSTGGQHNFENILTGIRRCISEEDNIKLNARFTKDEIREALSGMGPAKTPGEDGFLALFYQKCWSIVGDDISNFLSPKIKRRLRGLIHKCIDLAQSAFVPGRLISDNVLLAYEILHTLKLKRLGKKGFMALKLDMSKAYDRVEWEFVRGVMEKMGGLSSLMRLAQEENVLKGVKLGNLPSFTWKSIWAARGLLNNGRCWRVGRGDQISMRGDSWIPGIAADRITIQEDNDNVKLVSDLVEPISRSWRTELIRNTFQPDVAEQILKIPLAETEQEDLQVWRGEPTGEFSVRSAYKLLHGSNLDPNDLLLQTETKTFYNKLWKLHIPTKIQMTIWRISWDFIPSFVNLKIKRVVINTLCPRCGSAEENSWHIFIKCPRSMEVWNQLDLSWVLNQSIHNMWGWLTWVFDRGNEEQLQLFCCSLWFIWFSRNHLIYGKRLMSGSEIARKISVYITELAVTKGRNLTLHSSGNLQQIYKRGWTSIHFDAAYERLGFRSASGIIVRNENKEILASQAVIHSNIADPFTAEAYAGLHAIKLGIRLGVNKLTVLGDSKTVIKKCQSFFSDKSVIGAIITDIQSLKNRFQEIEFTFIPKE; translated from the exons ATGTTGCTTGATGCAGATAGAAGTGAGAACTTGGCAGAGATTATTGACACAAAAATCCATCTGAACTTAGAAATTGAAAAGGATGAAAGCTATTGGGAGCAGAGGGCTAGAATTAATTGGTTAAAAATGGGAGACAGAAATACAAGTTTCTTTCATAAACAAGCATCGCAACGAAGGAGGCAAAACAGAATCCACAAGTTGCAGGGTGAAGATGGCAGGGCAACTGAAGAATGGAAGAATATGGAGGAAATTGCCAGATCGTACTTTTTACGATTGTTTTCAACAGGAGGGCAACATAACTTTGAGAATATCTTGACAGGTATTAGAAGGTGTATTTCTGAGGAAGATAACATTAAACTTAATGCAAGGTTCACAAAAGATGAAATTCGGGAAGCTCTTTCAGGAATGGGGCCTGCAAAAACACCGGGAGAGGATGGTTTCCTAGCCTTATTCTATCAAAAGTGTTGGTCAATTGTTGGGGATGACATCTCCAATTTTTTGTCTCCAAAGATTAAACGAAG GCTACGAGGGTTAATTCATAAATGTATTGATTTAGCTCAGAGTGCTTTTGTTCCAGGAAGGCTGATTTCTGATAATGTGTTACTTGCTTATGAAATTCTGCACACTTTGAAACTGAAGAGATTGGGGAAAAAAGGATTCATGGCTCTTAAACTGGACATGAGTAAGGCATATGATAGGGTTGAATGGGAGTTTGTTAGAGGAGTAATGGAAAAAATGGG AGGACTCTCAAGTCTAATGAGGTTAGCACAAGAGGAAAATGTTTTGAAAGGTGTTAAA TTGGGGAATCTACCTTCTTTTACCTGGAAAAGTATATGGGCTGCGAGAGGACTTCTTAATAATGGACGCTGTTGGAGGGTGGGGAGAGGTGATCAAATTTCCATGCGGGGAGATTCATGGATACCGGGGATTGCAGCTGACAGAATCACGATTCAAGAAGACAATGACAATGTTAAATTAGTCTCGGATTTAGTTGAGCCAATTAGCAGGAGCTGGAGAACAGAGCTAATAAGAAATACCTTTCAACCAGATGTTGCGGAGCAAATATTAAAAATCCCTCTTGCGGAGACAGAACAAGAAGATCTTCAAGTTTGGAGAGGAGAACCGACAGGGGAGTTCTCGGTGAGgagtgcctataaactattacatgGTTCTAATCTGGATCCTAATGATTTATTATTACAGACCGAGACAAAAACTTTTTACAACAAATTATGGAAGTTACATATCCCTACAAAAATTCAGATGACAATTTGGAGGATTTCTTGGGATTTTATCCCGTCCTTTGTCAATCTCAAAATAAAGAGGGTAGTGATAAACACTCTTTGCCCCAGGTGCGGTTCTGCTGAAGAAAATAGCTGGCATATTTTTATTAAGTGCCCTAGATCAATGGAAGTTTGGAATCAGTTAGATTTATCGTGGGTGCTGAATCAGAGTATACATAACATGTGGGGATGGCTTACCTGGGTTTTTGATCGAGGTAATGAAGAGCAGCTTCAACTTTTTTGCTGTAGCCTTTGGTTCATTTGGTTTAGCAGAAATCATCTCATTTATGGAAAAAGACTCATGTCAGGATCAGAAATAGCAAGGAAAATCAGTGTCTATATTACAGAACTTGCAGTAACAAAAGGAAGAAATCTTACTCTCCATTCATCTGGCAATCTCCAACAGATATATAAAAGGGGATGGACCTCCATTCATTTCGATGCAGCTTACGAACGCCTGGGGTTTAGATCGGCTTCCGGTATAATAGTACGGAACGAGAACAAAGAGATTCTTGCATCACAGGCAGTCATTCACTCCAACATCGCAGATCCATTCACAGCAGAGGCATATGCAGGATTACACGCAATAAAATTAGGGATTAGACTGGGAGTCAATAAATTAACAGTTTTAGGAGACTCCAAAACTGTTATCAAGAAATGCCAAAGCTTCTTCTCGGATAAATCAGTCATTGGAGCAATTATCACAGATATCCAAAGTCTAAAAAACAGGTTCCAGGAAATTGAGTTTACTTTCATTCCCAAAGAATAG